Proteins from a single region of Kogia breviceps isolate mKogBre1 chromosome 5, mKogBre1 haplotype 1, whole genome shotgun sequence:
- the SLC5A3 gene encoding sodium/myo-inositol cotransporter, producing MRAVLETADIAIVALYFILVMCIGFFAMWKSNRSTVSGYFLAGRSMTWVAIGASLFVSNIGSEHFIGLAGSGAASGFAVGAWEFNALLLLQLLGWVFIPIYIRSGVYTMPEYLSKRFGGHRIQVYFAALSLILYIFTKLSVDLYSGALFIQESLGWNLYVSVILLIAMTALLTVTGGLVAVIYTDTLQALLMIVGALTLMIISMMEIGGFEEVKRRYMLASPNVTSILLTYNLSNTNSCNVHPKKDALKMLRNPTDEDVPWPGFILGQTPASVWYWCADQVIVQRVLAAKNIAHAKGSTLMAGFLKLLPMFIIVVPGMISRILFADDIACINPEHCMQVCGSRAGCSNIAYPRLVMKLVPVGLRGLMMAVMIAALMSDLDSIFNSASTIFTLDVYKLIRKSASSRELMIVGRIFVAFMVVISIAWVPIIVEMQGGQMYLYIQEVADYLTPPVAALFLLAIFWKRCNEQGAFYGGMAGFVLGAVRLTLAFAYRAPECDQPDNRPGFIKDVHYMYVATALFWVTGLITVIVSLLTPPPTKEQIRTTTFWSKKSLVVKESCSPKEEPYKMQEKSILRCGENSEAINHVIPNGKSEDSIKGLQPEDVNLLVTCREEGNPVASLGHSEAETPVDAYSNGQAALMGEKERKKETEDGGRYWKFIDWFCGFKSKSLSKRSLRDLMEEEAVCLQMLEETPQVKLILNIGLFAVCSLGIFMFVYFSL from the coding sequence ATGAGGGCTGTACTGGAGACAGCAGACATTGCCATAGTGGCCCTGTATTTTATCCTGGTCATGTGCATTGGTTTTTTTGCCATGTGGAAATCTAATAGAAGCACTGTAAGTGGATACTTCCTGGCGGGGCGCTCTATGACCTGGGTAGCAATTGGTGCCTCTCTGTTTGTGAGCAATATTGGGAGTGAGCACTTCATTGGGCTGGCAGGATCTGGAGCTGCAAGTGGATTTGCAGTGGGCGCATGGGAATTCAATGCCTTACTGCTTTTGCAACTTCTGGGATGGGTTTTCATCCCCATTTACATCCGGTCAGGGGTATACACCATGCCTGAATACTTGTCCAAGCGATTTGGTGGCCATAGGATTCAGGTCTATTTCGCAGCGTTGTCTCTGATTCTCTATATCTTCACCAAGCTCTCAGTGGATCTGTATTCAGGTGCCCTCTTTATCCAGGAGTCTTTGGGTTGGAACCTTTATGTGTCTGTCATCCTCCTCATTGCCATGACTGCTTTGCTGACTGTCACCGGAGGCCTTGTTGCAGTGATCTACACAGACACTCTGCAGGCTCTGCTCATGATCGTTGGGGCACTCACACTTATGATTATTAGCATGATGGAGATTGGCGGGTTTGAGGAAGTTAAGAGAAGGTACATGTTGGCCTCACCCAATGTCACTTCCATCTTGTTGACATACAACCTTTCCAACACAAATTCTTGTAATGTCCACCCTAAGAAAGATGCACTGAAAATGTTGCGGAATCCAACAGATGAAGATGTTCCTTGGCCTGGATTCATTCTCGGGCAGACCCCGGCTTCGGTGTGGTACTGGTGTGCTGACCAAGTCATCGTGCAGAGGGTCCTAGCGGCTAAAAACATTGCTCATGCCAAAGGCTCTACTCTGATGGCTGGCTTCTTGAAGCTTCTGCCAATGTTTATCATAGTTGTCCCAGGAATGATTTCCAGGATCCTGTTTGCCGATGATATAGCTTGCATCAACCCAGAGCACTGCATGCAAGTGTGTGGGAGCAGAGCTGGGTGCTCTAACATTGCCTACCCACGCCTGGTGATGAAGTTGGTTCCTGTGGGCCTCCGGGGCTTGATGATGGCAGTGATGATTGCAGCGCTGATGAGTGACCTGGACTCTATCTTTAACAGCGCCAGTACCATATTCACCCTCGATGTGTACAAACTCATCCGCAAGAGCGCGAGCTCCCGGGAACTAATGATTGTGGGGAGGATATTTGTGGCTTTTATGGTAGTGATCAGCATTGCATGGGTGCCCATCATCGTGGAGATGCAAGGAGGCCAGATGTACCTTTACATTCAGGAGGTAGCAGATTACCTGACGCCCCCAGTTGCAGCCCTGTTCCTTCTGGCGATTTTCTGGAagcgctgcaatgaacaaggGGCTTTCTATGGTGGAATGGCTGGCTTTGTTCTTGGAGCAGTCCGTTTGACGCTGGCCTTTGCCTACCGTGCCCCAGAATGTGACCAACCTGATAACAGGCCAGGCTTCATCAAAGACGTCCATTACATGTACGTGGCCACAGCGTTGTTTTGGGTCACAGGACTCATTACTGTAATTGTTAGCCTTCTCACGCCACCTCCTACGAAGGAACAGATTCGTACCACCACCTTTTGGTCTAAGAAGAGCCTGGTGGTGAAGGAGAGCTGCTCCCCAAAAGAAGAACCGTACAAAATGCAAGAGAAGAGCATCCTGAGGTGCGGTGAGAATAGTGAGGCCATCAACCACGTCATTCCCAATGGGAAATCTGAGGATAGCATTAAGGGCCTGCAGCCTGAAGATGTTAATCTGTTGGTGACCTGCAGAGAGGAGGGCAACCCAGTGGCTTCTTTAGGTCACTCAGAGGCAGAAACACCTGTAGATGCTTATTCCAATGGGCAAGCAGCTCTCATgggtgagaaagagagaaagaaagaaacagaggatgGAGGCCGGTACTGGAAGTTCATAGATTGGTTCTGTGGCTTTAAAAGTAAGAGCCTCAGCAAGAGGAGTCTCAGAGACCTGATGGAGGAGGAGGCTGTTTGTTTACAAATGTTGGAAGAAACTCCACAGGTTAAACTAATACTAAATATTGGACTTTTCGCTGTGTGTTCACTTGGAattttcatgtttgtttatttctccttatgA